CGAAGTACGCAAGCAGCGGCTCAGCGGCACCTATGCGGGACGGCGGATGAAAGGCCAGCGCTCGAGTAGCGGCAGCGACCTGCGCGGAAGCCGTATTGCTGATGAAGTCCAGCCCGCCCAGCAGCTCCAGCGCCCGCCCCACGATGTCCGGCAGCGCGTTCTGCACGGCGTACCGGGCGACCAGCACCCGCGCGACCGACTCCTCGTCGCCGGGCTCAGGGCCGGTACCGGTGGCGACGCCCTCCAGCAGGGCGAGCGCGGCCTCCATGTCGACGGCGAGCGCGGCCCGTTCCTCGGCGCCGCCCCGTTTCCGCTCCAGCACCTGTTCCACCAGCGCGGCGGCACCGCCCGCGTATCCGGCGGAGATCAGCATCTCGAACCAGACGAACCCGGCCGACTGCAGGTCGTCCAGGCGGGTCGGGTCGTCGGCGCCGGCCCGTACGACCATCTCGGCCGGCACGAACACGTCCTCCAGGCGCACCTCGTCGCTCTCCGCGCCGGCCAGCAGGTCGTTGCCCCAGAAGGGGTGCACGGTCAGGCCGGGCGCGTCGGCGGGCACGATCGCGAGCGCCAGTTCCGGCTCGCCGCCGTCCTCGCCGTGGATCGCGATCGACGCGGTGAGCAGGCTCATCGAACGGGACAGGCTGCACGGCTTCTTCGCCCCGGACAGCAGGAACCCGCCCTCCACCGGACGCGCGGTCACGGCCGGCTTGAGGATGTTCTGCGCGGTACGGCCCTCCGCCCAGCCGGAGGCCATCACCTGCTGCTCCGGCACGATCCGGTGCAGCAGATCCGTCTGCGCAGCCGTCAGCCGGCCCGACTTGACCGCCAGCGAATACAGCATGGCCGCGGTGAAGTGGTGCATGGACACCGCCGCGACCAGCGACGGCGACAGCGCGCCGAGCGCCAGCTGGACGCGAAGCGCCTCCAGTGGGGCGGCGCCGTGGCCGCCGTAGGTGTCGGGGATGAGCAGGCCGACCCCGCCGTGGATGCGGAACAGGTCGATCACCGGGCTGCCGGGCCGCTCCCGCTCGGCGTACGGGATCTGCTCCAGCTCCTTGAGCAGTCCGGGGTGGAACCGCTCGCAGACGGTCCGGGCGGCATCGAGGGAACGCACGGGAAACCTCCGCAGGTCGGGGTGTGGTCAGGCGCCGAAGACCGCGTCGTACGGGCTGACGTCGCGGGCGATGCTGACTCCCTGGACGTGGGAGGTCTTGAGCATCGGGTAGTTGGCCTCGCCGAACGCGCCGCCGGTGCGGCCGGTGCCGCCGTGGCTCGGCAGATACGGCAGGAAGCCGATGTGGGAGTCGTTGACCT
The genomic region above belongs to Streptomyces sp. CG1 and contains:
- a CDS encoding acyl-CoA dehydrogenase, with protein sequence MRSLDAARTVCERFHPGLLKELEQIPYAERERPGSPVIDLFRIHGGVGLLIPDTYGGHGAAPLEALRVQLALGALSPSLVAAVSMHHFTAAMLYSLAVKSGRLTAAQTDLLHRIVPEQQVMASGWAEGRTAQNILKPAVTARPVEGGFLLSGAKKPCSLSRSMSLLTASIAIHGEDGGEPELALAIVPADAPGLTVHPFWGNDLLAGAESDEVRLEDVFVPAEMVVRAGADDPTRLDDLQSAGFVWFEMLISAGYAGGAAALVEQVLERKRGGAEERAALAVDMEAALALLEGVATGTGPEPGDEESVARVLVARYAVQNALPDIVGRALELLGGLDFISNTASAQVAAATRALAFHPPSRIGAAEPLLAYFGGGALVLA